Proteins found in one Lycium ferocissimum isolate CSIRO_LF1 chromosome 6, AGI_CSIRO_Lferr_CH_V1, whole genome shotgun sequence genomic segment:
- the LOC132061541 gene encoding putative UPF0481 protein At3g02645, whose amino-acid sequence MPEITPLHDQTPPNEATKDEIQEGWKGDHLIKICATDGQERFKDLNKSSTKSCTIFKANVVLHESNSDAYKPKLISIGPYHKKNPQLRSMENYKLRYLQQFLQRKLGIDVESCIREMEKLKDEALKCYDDIGDLDPDIVGKFSEMLLLDGCFIVEYMREVFQIKREAEDKIVNAEWMVSLIDRDLLLLENQLPFFVLTKLHDMTKLDPEESLLKMVKYNFCGSLPRVTPKYLSQTHCNVKGIKHLLHVVHTCVASHQLSRQRSHFVTFESEWTLKAKDSEIWHDLVRSATELDEAGVKFSKVGDIYRMLDKDNMGDSTSLFDINFDAGLMKIPCFEVVTGTETMLRNLVAYEQHSSDVYHKYFTDYVVLMDRLINSEKDVKLLRLKGIIRNRIGDDNEVAVIFNKLGEGVIPSTQFYYKETCKKVVKHCDKRWNRWMANLRHNYFNGPWVGLSTAAAVFLLVLTLMQTVLTFVSTL is encoded by the exons ATGCCTGAAATTACCCCACTGCATGATCAAACTCCTCCAAATGAAGCTACAAAAGATGAG ATACAAGAAGGTTGGAAAGGGGATCACCTAATCAAGATATGCGCAACAGATGGTCAAGAAAGATTTAAGGATTTGAATAAATCGTCAACCAAATCTTGTACTATATTCAAAGCAAATGTGGTACTACATGAATCAAATTCAGatgcttataagccaaaattgATCTCTATTGGTCCTTACCATAAAAAGAATCCACAACTTCGCTCAATGGAGAACTATAAACTGCGTTATTTACAACAGTTTCTCCAGAGGAAATTGGGGATTGATGTGGAGAGTTGCATTAGGGAAATGGAAAAACTGAAGGATGAAGCACTAAAGTGTTATGATGATATAGGGGACCTTGACCCTGATATTGTTGGCAAATTTTCGGAAATGCTATTGCTTGATGGCTGTTTTATAGTCGAGTATATGCGAGAGGTTTTTCAGATTAAGAGAGAAGCAGAAGACAAGATTGTCAATGCGGAATGGATGGTAAGCCTAATAGACCGAGACCTGCTCCTGCTAGAAAACCAACTTCCTTTCTTTGTCCTCACCAAGCTTCATGACATGACCAAGCTGGATCCTGAAGAATCATTATTGAAAATGGTTAAATATAACTTTTGTGGTAGTTTACCGAGGGTGACTCCTAAATACTTAAGTCAAACTCATTGTAATGTCAAAGGCATCAAACATTTACTTCACGTCGTACACACCTGTGTAGCTTCTCACCAACTTAGCCGCCAGAGATCTCATTTTGTAACATTTGAGTCCGAATGGACGCTAAAAGCTAAGGATTCTGAAATATGGCATGATCTAGTGAGAAGTGCAACAGAGCTTGATGAAGCTGGTGTCAAGTTCTCCAAAGTTGGTGATATTTATAGAATGCTGGACAAAGATAACATGGGTGATAGTACGAGTTTATTTGATATCAATTTTGATGCTGGATTGATGAAAATCCCTTGCTTCGAAGTCGTTACTGGAACAGAGACTATGCTGAGAAATCTCGTTGCTTATGAGCAACATTCTTCTGATGTATATCATAAATATTTCACAGATTATGTAGTTCTTATGGATCGGCTTATCAACTCAGAAAAAGATGTGAAATTGCTTCGCTTGAAGGGAATCATCAGAAACCGGATCGGGGACGACAATGAGGTAGCTGTCATATTTAACAAACTTGGAGAAGGAGTCATCCCTTCAACTCAGTTCTATTACAAAGAAACTTGCAAAAAGGTGGTTAAGCATTGTGATAAAAGATGGAATAGATGGATGGCAAATTTGAGACACAATTACTTTAATGGTCCTTGGGTGGGACTTTCAACTGCAGCGGCCGTCTTTCTCCTCGTCCTCACACTTATGCAAACAGTTCTAACTTTCGTAAGTACTCTTTAA